In the genome of Silurus meridionalis isolate SWU-2019-XX chromosome 17, ASM1480568v1, whole genome shotgun sequence, the window TTAGATTTCACAATAAGTTCTCTGTTTTTGGTAACTTTTCTGTAAAATTACAGAATCCCCTAAAGGTTTatgataaataattgtttattataatgtttgaTAAGACATGCATTTAATGTTAATTGTACAGATCTTTATTAACAAATTCCCTTTTCTGACAGCAGGATAATATAATTTGGCTATAGGTTCCTGAACCCACCCAAAAATTCCTGAAAATATCTATCATTGTATTTCTATTGATActgtttgaatacatttttcatgttaTTTTCTAACACTGATTTGGCTAAAATATTTCATCCTTGTTCCTGTTGACTGGTGGTTATGCTCTGGTTTCTGTACCTGTACAAATAGTGGCATCAGTGCTGCAGGAAAAGTCTCCAGAAGTCAGGAGGAAAGCGGTCCCTTCTTTCTTGCACTTGTCTCGTTTGTGTGAACGGCAGAGGGACCACCTCTCGCTGGGAGACAGCGGCTCATCCTCGGATAAAACGACATTAGCATCACCATTCTGCTTTGAGCCTaacagagaaacaaaagcaaacaaagcacacaattgttcataacagtttaaatacaatttatatggATTCATTTGGGTGTCATACAGTATGCATGATGCAAGTGTTTTACCTGAACGGTTCCTCCCTATGTTTTCCTCAGGTGCAAGAGGGCATGTGTCACTTTGGGTGCTATTCCTGGGTGAGTTGCTCTCAGATTTCCCAAATGAGGCTGAGTCCAGCACTGCATCTGGGTTTCGGTGATGACGTTTCCTCTTCTTGGGCAACTTCTGCTTCGCCATTGCCAGGGAGTAGTACATTCCAAAATTGTTAACAATAACAGGGACTGGCATGGCAATGGTTAGAACGCCTGCTATTGCACACAGAGCACCAACCATCATGCCCAGCCAGGTCTGAGGATACATGTCCCCATAACCCAGCGTGGTCATAGTGACCACAGCCCACCAGAAGCTGATCGGAATGTTTTTGAAATGCGTGTGGCTGTTCGCGTGCGGATCATGAGAGCCTCCAACAATTCGCTCTGCGTAGTAGATCATTGTAGCAAAGATGAGGACGCCAAGAGCAAGAAAGATGATGAGAAGGCAGAATTCATTCACACTTGCACGCAGTGTGTGGCCAAGCACTCGCAGCCCTACAAAATGACGGGTCAGCTTGAAGATTCGCAGGATCCGCACAAAACGCACCACTCTCAGGAATCCGAGCACATCTGTGGCCGCTTTGGAGGAGAGTCCGCTCAGACTCATCTCCAAGTAGAAGGGCAGAATAGCCACAAAGTCAATGATGTTCAGCAAATTTTTGATGAAGAGATGCTTGTCAGGACAGCAGATGATGCGCACCAGGAATTCAAAAGTAAACCACACCACACAGATGCCCTCCACAAGTGTGAGCGCAGGATTCGTCACCACCTCCAGAGTGAATACCACCTTGGTAGTGTTGCCAATCGCAATCATTTCGCTACGGTTCCGGATTTCATTGAAGGCTTCATGGGTCTCAAGGCAGAAGTTGGTGATCGACACCaagatgaaaaagagagagacaaaggcTATGATCTGCAAGATACAAAACCACCATGTTATCATAAATGTTCTCTCTTTATCTAAACAGTAAGCATGTTTATTATAGAAACACTTAGCTAAATTTGAAAAGATTAAATTTGCATCAAAATCTATTTGCATCGATTTAAATGTAATCACTTTACACTTTCATCAATCAAAATCTTAATTACTTTAaggaaagaagaagtagaacaAACTAAAGTACCCAAATTAGAGATCATACATGTATATGTAGAGTAGGTTTAGTGtattacacaaaatatttgtgcaaaattgtttcataaacatttttgcatttttagttAGTAAATTagataaagtttttttaaatatgccaCCTTTTAATGTTGCATGAGAAAAATGAGTTAGCTTTAAAGATACTGATGCAAAGGCAATACTTTATGCTACATATaagctgtgtaaaatgtttgttatttatgtatgtatgtatttatttatttattaactcacAATGCCGATGCCTATTTTAACACATAACGTTGTGTAAGTTAATATAATATCTGGTGTTGGTAACAAATATACTTCATGCAATGCTTTAATCGAAAGCTGGAAATGTCTAATGTTAGAGTAGTtcccatttaaataaaactaaggAGAAAATCTGCAAATGAATAGCAAAAGAAGCCGAGTCAGCCACTGTTTGTAAGATAAGATGTCATCATTCAAACTAAAGCCCAATCGTGtcctatcaaaaaaaaaaaattaatatgaaGACAGCAAGATATAGCATTAGAAATTATAAGAAATTATAAGACACGCTGTGTGAAAACTCCATTAGCTGGAACAATTGCGGTTTCCTCAACTCAATTACGCACAGCAGGCTAGATTTCATTTCAGTTCGACAACAGTAACAAGTATCACAAAAAGACTAAAATAAAGACAAGATAATAATCTCATGAATAATTCATGCAAAAGAAGCAtgaggaataaataaaacattgtcattaattaatgaaattatcTCACAGAtgatcaatgttttattttgatttgatgataacaaataaataatattgaaataatatttaataaaaaaaaattattcagatTACATTTGAAACTTTATCAAGCTTTACTTTATACATAATATTTTTACTTCCCTGTCTGGGAAACATGCAACCTTTACTGAAAAAGCATTAATTTAGGTCTGCtgctatacattttttaagtaatcgagtattctaacgattatttgagtaattggataagaagttatatttcttaatttaaaagcaatattaaataagaggaaaaaaataagacaaGTCTCTTAAAATGTACAAGTAATTCATTTTTCTATTTAGAAaactggtttatttttattgctgaaactgcatacaagaatatcagtTAACCCCAAACCCATTTagttgcatttaattgccatactacatcaaaatacaaataaagtccATTCGAAAAGTCCCTCCGCAGTGGCTGCATAGAGTAGGTTATGGGTTATATATTAAACTATTCATTTAATGAACCTCATAAATATTctcacatgtatttatttataaaatctcGCACAGTAACGGAATGTGGTTTCCTTGTCTCCGGAACAGCTGCTTAAAATCTTACACGAACTCCATCCGTGTATTTATCGCCAGCTTTAAGAATGTGCTCCACTCCCTCctctatatgaataaaaatataaaaatcaatttcaaataaCTTTCAAAACGGTAAGAGCACTGTACAAGGTTTTCtctatgttttagtttgaaattatcccaaactttAAAAACGTTTTGccattttctttggcctgaatcttttttctccccattcctCCCTTCTTCtgcatcagtaataatagtCTGTGGGAAACACAGTTCTCtgtgtttagttaaatggactaaacgaagcgTGGATTTTTGAAATTTAATTACTTGAGTTACTCAAGGAATTGTTACAGCCCTACATTAATTACTAAATAAGTTACATAACCAGCAGGTCAATGAGGCCAAGCAAGTGATTTACTTCAAAAATTATAAATGGAAAGAACAAACATGGAGGGAgatgaatgaaaacattttcacagcTGGTGTCATGTGTGTATAGCGAGGATAAGAAGCCAACAAGCCAGACAAAGGGGCTCAATGTGATTGAGATTGTTGGCAACACAAGATTGTTGTGTTTACATGCTCACTGAAAAAAATAGTAACAGAACACTTCCAGCTGTTTAAATATGCGTGTGTCAAACACACTGAGAGAATTTATCTATACAAAATCTATTTAGCAAGCCAAGACATTCACATGCACTCCAGatcacagatagatagatagatagatagatagatagatagatagatagatagatagatagatagatagatagatagatagatagatagatagatagatagatagatagatagatagatagataggttgattgattgattgattgattgattgattatacCTGCTTCATACACGAGACTCATGATATTCACTATACAGTGACCTAATAGACAGGTGACGGGTTGCTATAAAAGTATAGCACTAAGACCACATTGTTATTATCTccaaaaaaatactataaaataaataaaatgggcTGAATATCTGCATGGAGAGACTAGCTTTTTAAATAATGCCTACAATACTCTGGccacaataaatacacaattaatttatcatatatatatatatatatatatatatatatatatatatatatatatatatatatatatatatatatatatatatatatatatatatatatatatatatatatatatatatatatatatatatatatatatatatatatatatatatatatatatatatatatatatgtatacaaacTACACTGATTGATCAATCAGCCAATTAACCTTTATGCAACAGTGAAAGATAGaacactaaaaataataatatctcTAAGatatgtccacacacacacacacacacacacacacacacacacacaaaaaaaaacaggtcaagGTTGACATGTCCTGGTGTTTCTAATCTGGGAACAGTCATCAATAACACTATTATTGCAACTCCCACAGAAAAGGCTCCTGTCCTGACTGAtacactagtgtgtgtgtgtgtgtgtgtgtgtgtgtgtgtgtgtgtgtgtgtgtgtgtgtgtgtgtaatagccTGAAAGGCTGCACACTGTCTCCCATGGCAGCTGTTCATTATGCCTCTATGTGCCTTTGGAATATTACCCAGCAGGTTTAGCACCTGTTGCTCATTCTGGGATTCCAGCTCCATTAATAAGATTTGTCCATTAGACTTCTGGGAAAAACAAATTTTCAGTATCACTCAAATGCATTAGCCCTCACAACCCTGCCATCTGGCTGACAGGATAACATTCCACACATTTTAAGCATTGCCTCTTCTCAGTTCTTTGAGCAAGCAGTACACAATTAATTGTCACATTGTTATGACCACAATTGGATAGGCTCTGTTGACGTCTTGTGTATCATTTTGGGTTCGAATGAGTTTCTATCCACCATACTTGGAAATAAGGTGTAGAATAATGTGTAGAATGATAAACACTTTCAAATGCTTGAAAACTATATATTATACCATAATAAACTTAAAATGaagtaatttaatttaattttcatatgaaaatatatactataatacagCAGATTTGCAAGCACGAGAGCCCTatgagtgtttgagtgtgttttgGAGGAGGGAGGGTATGGTGGtgttaaagaggaaaaaaataatacattttatataaaatcctCTTGGAAGTCACTTGAATAATGTCCCTAGTACAAACAATGAAATGCTGTCACACAGATGACGTTTTATATGTTAACCTGCTTAAACTACGTAAATGCATTTGAGCTGTAATTATCAAGCAACAGTTTTAATCACTTTTCAATTATCTTTACCATTGCAATTTTGTTGTAGGTCTACCTGAATTGCTGTTTTCTTCAGTCAGTAGTTAGCTCTATTAGCTCCTTACTTGTCTCAAACAGAACAACACAcaagattttatttgattttcatGAATGAactcaaaaaacatttttttttttgagcaatgAAGACGCTACACCAACGCATCCTTTTTTGCGGGGGAATCATTAGCAGTGAGAGAGGAATGTGTCGATTGACTAATCTATCATTTAAGAAGGAAAGCTATTATTTTGTTGACTGACATCTTTTTCTGGCATACTCTAGAGCTCATATCGGAAATATGTGAAGTTTGGCAGGTCTGATACAGacataaatattcattatttggATGTTTCTCATCTTACCCCTCACCCTATCTCCATAAATACAGCGTCAGAATGTGAGGTGACTGACAATAGTCTACTTACAGCTAaattatatttctaataaaaaaatctatatatagcTGACAAGACTAAAGAAATCTACGATCTGCTTGTTTATaacaccaataaaaaaaacagttccatTTAGTCAGTAATCTTACTACATCTGGTCTTATACTAGGccaaatgtatgtggacacctggccatgaTACACATATTTGCTTGTAAAACATCCTTTTACAAAGGCATGACATTTATACCTTCATCCTTTACTCTTTCgagaaggctttccactagattttggagtgtggctgtggggatttgtgttcattcagccacaagagtacCAATActactatattactatattgGACTTATTTGGAATAATCTGATCatttgcactgcctcacttttacattcCCTGCTCTAAATGTACAGTCaatgtctttatctttatttatgtagttagtgttttattttccgCGTTTTAATagtgttatatatttttatagcaccagcaTGCCATGAAAAATTCCTTTTCAAACACAAAACTCATGGTATTTGGCAATAAAggtgattctgattctgaag includes:
- the kcnc4 gene encoding potassium voltage-gated channel subfamily C member 4, yielding MISSVCVSSYRGRKSGNKPPSKSCLKEEMARAEDSDKIILNVGGTRHETYKSTLRSIPGTRLAWLAETEAQLESTSDAGHTSSSTNEFFFDRHPGIFAYVLNYYRTGKLHCPADVCGPLFEEELAFWGIDETDVEPCCWMNYRQHRDAEEALDIFEPPDPEDADDDRDVPRRFGFEDCPEHSRGCFEVWQPKIWALFEDPYSSRAARIIAFVSLFFILVSITNFCLETHEAFNEIRNRSEMIAIGNTTKVVFTLEVVTNPALTLVEGICVVWFTFEFLVRIICCPDKHLFIKNLLNIIDFVAILPFYLEMSLSGLSSKAATDVLGFLRVVRFVRILRIFKLTRHFVGLRVLGHTLRASVNEFCLLIIFLALGVLIFATMIYYAERIVGGSHDPHANSHTHFKNIPISFWWAVVTMTTLGYGDMYPQTWLGMMVGALCAIAGVLTIAMPVPVIVNNFGMYYSLAMAKQKLPKKRKRHHRNPDAVLDSASFGKSESNSPRNSTQSDTCPLAPEENIGRNRSGSKQNGDANVVLSEDEPLSPSERWSLCRSHKRDKCKKEGTAFLLTSGDFSCSTDATICTESCKDAIATTTGYSQPEVTTMT